In Macaca mulatta isolate MMU2019108-1 chromosome 16, T2T-MMU8v2.0, whole genome shotgun sequence, the sequence ATCCCCCTAGGTCAGCGGAACGCAGGGCCGGGCTCCAGGGaactacagctcccagcatgccCCGGGGCCCGCAACCGCCGCCGCCCGGTGCACTCTGGACGATGAGTCAGGGCTAGGAGGTCCAGGACTTGGGCGTACAGGACGCCAGAGCTGGGTCAGCGCTCCGTCCAGCGACGCCCGGAGAGACTCGGAGATGCAGGCAGCTCGGATAGCCCCGAGCTTGGGGCGGCAGCTGCTGAGGCTCGGGGGCGGAAGGTCTGTGTATGGACAAGAGGAACGGGGGGCAGCGGCCCTGGGCACTGGGCCAGGACTGAaccccccactccccacagcTCGCGACCCACGGCGCTCCTGGGGCAGCCCCGGCCCGGCCCTGCCCGGCGGCCCTATGCCGGAGGTGCCGCTCAGGTAAGTCGCGGCAGCCTTGGCAAGGGGGTGTGGGAGCAGCGGTCCGCTTAGGCGCCCGCCTCCCGCCGTCGGCAGGGGTCTCCCTCTTGGTGCCAGGCACCTGCCCACAGCTCTGTCGCCGAAAGTAGGGGAAAGGGCAATCCAGGGTGCCCTAGGGCGAAACTAGGGGAAAGGTCACCGCTTCGCGCCGCCTCCCAGCGTGGTCTCGCCTGTGCTCCCCTTGGCACAGCGGAAGTCCCTTCCCTGGACTTGCTAACCATCTCTTTTCCCAGCTGGCTCTGGACAAGTCAGATTCCCACCTCTCTGACGCTCTGAACAAGGAAAAACCGGCCAAAGCGGTAGGTACCCCCAAGGCCAGGTGGGCCTTAGCCAGAGACACTCACCCCAACTAGAGTCCTGAAACTCGCCTCTCTCTGCCCAGGAATCTAAGTCCTTTGCTGTGGCGATGTTCAAAGGCCAGCTCACCACAGATCAGGTGTTCCCATACCCGTCCGGTAAGGGAAGGGGTAATCAGAGCTGGGTGGGGCCAGGGTGGTTTCCCCTGCCAGCCTGGCTTGACCAGCCTGTCCCCCACCCCAGTGCTCAACCAAGAGCAGACAGAGTTTCTTAAAGAGCTGGTGGAGCCCGTGTCCCGTTTCTTCGAGGTAAGGAATGACTCGGGGCTTGGTCCCTGGTGGGGTGGATGGAGATGTTAAGCTCAAAAGGAGCCTGGATGTGGGATCCTGTGCCTTCCCCAGGAAGTGAACGATCCTGCCAAGAATGACACTCTGGAGATGGTGGAGGAGACCACTTTGCAGGGCCTCAAGGAGCTGGGGGCCTTCGGTCTGCAAGTGCCCAGTGAGCTGGGTGGTGTGGGCCTTTGCAACACCCAGGTGAGGGCACCCCATCGCCACATCCCAGTATCTCATACTCCAGCTTGGCAGACTCAGCTCCTTTACCATCTCTAGGGTCAAGGTCTCTTCTAAGCATCTGCCCTGGGTGCCTGTGGGATGGACGTTAACTCTCCAAACATAACACAATTTACATGCAGTCCCCTAGGGCTGAACCATGGGCCTCCCCCTGGTTCCCAAGTCCTTACAAATCTCTAAGTTGGGGATTGCCTAACAATAGACTAGTAGCAAGTCGTCCTCCTACCTAGACCTCAGACAGACCAACATTCTCTTCTGTGCCCTTTGCACGCCCCACTTCCTTTCCACACACTGGGGATGGCCCAGGTCAGGCACTGCCCTCGGTCAGGAACTGCCCTGTTGCCCACACTCTCTGTTAAGGTCAGGTCCCTCTGCAGCCAGTGACAGCCCCAGATCCCTGCTTCCCCTCCAGTACGCCCGTTTGGTGGAGATCGTGGGCATGCATGACCTTGCCGTGGGCATTACCCTGGGGGCCCATCAGAGCATCGGTTTCAAAGGCATCCTACTCTTTGGAACGAAGgcccagaaagaaaaatacctccCCAaactggcatctggtgaggcaACCCTAGGAGACCCAAGGATTGGGGGGGTATACTGAGCCTGGCACAGATTAGGCCAGTTGGCACTCAGATTATCAGATGGCTGGGCATTTCAGTCGGGGGAAGATTCTGGGGAGGCATCACGGTGTGCTGGTTGGGACATGCAAAAGAAAACTGGATACTCCCAGGTGTTAAAGGGGAACTGCCTGCTGGAGGGATGGGGAAGTGGGCCGAGGGGACTTTGAAGCTCGTCAGAACTTGGGGTAAAGGAGCTCTCTCCCCAACAGGGGAGACTTTGGCCGCTTTCTGTCTAACCGAGCCCTCAAGCGGGTCAGATGCAGCCTCCATCCGAACCtctgctgtgcccagcccctgCGGAAAATACTATACCCTCAATGGAAGCAAGCTTTGGATCAGGCAATCTGCCTCCCATTTCTCCCCTTATCCTCCACCCAATTCCAGGCCCCGCTGCTCCCCGTCCTCCATGCCCTGAATGTCCCTCATTCTTCCACAGTAATGGGGGCCTGGCAGACATCTTCACAGTCTTTGCCAAGACACCAGTTACAGATCCAGCCACGGGGGCGGTGAAGGAGAAGATCACAGCCTTTGTGGTGGAGAGGGGCTTCGGGGGTGTTACCCAGTGAGTGAATTTGGGTTGGGAGAGCTTAGGACTGAGGGGCAGGACTGGGTTCCTGGGCAGATGGCTGTTGCAAGTCACCCGGGGATGTGTGCAAAAGCCAAAGCAGGTGAACTGAATGTGGCCTTTGGGACTAATATGTATGCAACTGAGCTAAAGTTTTGGCTCCAGCAACCAAGTCCAACACAAAATAAGACATAGCCAGGCCTCCTTAGCCTTCAGGGCCGGGGGTAAGTGTTGGCTGTAGCCTCTAATAGTCTAGGAGTTGTAATTCCTCCCTAGTGCATAAAGAGCGAAGAAGCAGTTTTTCCCCACTGACAACCTGTTGAACACACCTCTGCTTTTCCACATTGCCCTGACACAGTGGGCCCCCTGAGAAGAAGATGGGCATCAAGGCTTCAAACACAGCAGAGGTGTTTTTTGATGGAGTACGGGTGCCATCGGAGAATGTGCTGGGTGAGGTTGGGAGTGGCTTCAAGGTCGCCATGCACATCCTCAACAATGGAAGGTTTGGCATGGCTGCGGCCCTGGCAGGTACCATGAGAGGCATCATTACTAAGGCGGTGAGTACCCTGCCCAAGTCCCCAGGTAACCCAAACAGTAGTCTCACTGTCCCCCTTGCCATGTGTCCCTGATCACTTGCAGGCACTCCCTACACCAGAAACCCCTCCCCTACCAGCAGCCCCAGACTTGTTAGCTTAGGTCTCCATCCAGCGTAGACTGAACTCTGGTTGTATGCAAAGCCCATCCCTGTGGCGCAAGCCCAGCCCCTGTCTAGGGAGACTGCAGAACCACACTGAACCAAAGTGGAATACATGGACCCTCTTCCAGGTAGATTATGCCACTAATCGTATCCAGTTTGGGGAGAAAATTCACAACTTTGGGCTGATCCAGGAGAAGCTGGCCCGGATGGTTATGCTGCAGTATGTAACTGAGGTGAGGGCCTCCCAAGCTCCTCTCCCTGAAGCCCTGGGGCTTTCTTCCCAGTTGGGTCAGACTACAACCCCCAGCAGCACCTGGGGCAGTGGGTCTCCAGCTTTACACCAATGCCCTAGGGGATGCGGGGAGGCATAGTCAGCTCAGCTTCTGCCGAAGGAAAAGAGCAATGATGTTCTGCTCAGGTGCCTGCCAGCAGTACCAGAAGTTAATTCTACCCCATCCCTTACGTCCACcccttttaagaaaacaaatactgcccgggcgcgatggctcacgcctgtaatcccagcactgtgggaggctgaggcgggcggatcacgaggtcaggagatcgagaccatcctggctaacacagtgaaactccgtctctactaaaaatacaaaaaattagccgggcgtagtggcaggcgcctgtagtcccagctactcgggaggctgaggcaggagaatggcgcgaacccgagaggtggagcttgcagagctgagattgtgccactgcaccaccccagcctgggcaacagagcgagactacgggaaaaaaaaaaaaaaaacaaatacctgGAAGCGCCTGATGAACTGACCCAGAACAACTATTTGCCTGACCTAACAAGCTAGGTCATCCCTAATCTTGGAGATCTGAGTGATGAAGCCAAGTCTGACAAAGCCCTTTGCAATTTTCCTTCCCATGTCCCAACCATGCAACCTCAGTCCATGGCTTACATGGTGAGTGCTAACATGGACCAGGGATCAACGGACTTCCAGATAGAGGCCGCCATCAGCAAAATCTTCGGCTCGGTGAGGTCCCAGGCATGCTGGGAGGGAGTCCAGTTTGGGAGCTCAGCTCCCACAACCAGTCTCATCTGTTCTTTGTCCCTAGGAGGCAGCCTGGAAGGTGACAGATGAATGCATCCAAATCATGGGGGGTATGGGCTTCATGAAGGTACAGGACGGTCTTCTGAGCCTCGTTTGGGCCAGGGGTGGGTAGGCACATCTCAGCAGGGGCATATAATTTGTGTGGCCCTGTGCTAGGAACCTGGAGTAGAGCGTGTGCTCCGAGATCTTCGCATCTTCCGAATCTTTGAGGGGACAAATGACATCCTTCGGCTGTTTGTGGCTCTGCAGGGCTGTATGGTAAGAGGGAGAATTGGGTGGGGGTAGAGGTGGGGAGGACAGTGAGTCCTGACTGCTGGACCCTCTTCCCCATAGGACAAAGGAAAGGAGCTCTCTGGGCTTGGCAGTGCTCTAAAGAATCCCTTTGGGAATGCTGGCCTCCTGCTGGGAGAGGCAGGCAAACAGCTAAGGCGGTAGGCTTAGGGTCAGGgccaggggagggcagggcagtgTATGACAACTAACCAGtcattctccctcttcctctcaggCGGGCAGGGCTGGGCAGCGGCCTGAGTCTCAGTGGAATTGTCCACCCGGAGTTGAGTCGCAGCGGTGAGCTGGTAAGTGGCCAGGGGTCCAGGAGAGCCTGCGTCAGGGACTGTAGCCGACAGCCCCTCTGAGCCCTGCACTGTCCCCATCTCTTCAGGCAGTACAGGCTCTGGAGCAGTTTGCCACTGTGGTGGAGGCCAAGTTGATAAAACACAAGAAGGGGATTGTCAGTGAGTGAGCTCTACACCCTTCCgcccctccctttcctctccttgaGACTaatgcccccacccccaccccacctacCCGGCAGATGAGCAGTTTCTGCTGCAGCGGCTGGCAGACGGGGCCATCGACCTCTATGCCATGGTGGTGGTTCTCTCGAGGTGAGGAGGCAGGCGGGGAATGCCTGAGCCGCAGGGGGCCTGGGCCTGGATCCCAGCCGGCCCAGATTTATTTTCATCTCCTGCTTCCTGCCAGGGCTTCAAGATCCCTGAGTGAGGGCCACCACACGGCCCAgcatgagaaaatgctctgtgacaCCTGGTGTATCGAGGTGAGACTCGGGGCTGCTAAGCTCAGGTGAGGGCTAGAGGTGCAGGCCCaaccctccttccctctccccaggcTGCAGCCCGGATCCGAGAGGGCATGGCCGCCCTGCAGTCTGACCCCCGGCAGCATGAGCTCTACCGCAACTTCAAAAGCATCTCCAAGGCCTTGGTGGAGCGGGGTGGTGTGGTCACCAGCAACCCACTTGGCTTCTGAATACTCCTGGCCAGGGCCTGGCCCGGTTATGTGCCTTTCCTCAAGCCAAAGCCCCTCTCCTTAGGGCCCTGGTTTGTCCCGGAGGGGGCCTAGTATTCCCAGGACTGTGCCTGCTCTCAAGAGCACTTACTGCCtcgaaaataataaaaatttctaaCCAGTCATGCTTTGCTCCTGTGTGTCCGTTCTttccctctgctgcctgcctccctcccaaagAAAGGAGCCAGAGGCGTGGGGAGTTTGCCTCTATTGCTTTATTTGGTGTTTTATACAAGTGACTAAAATAAATAGAGTAACAAAGGCAGCTACATGGCCCAAATCTCCCAGCTTCCTCAGGCTGCTGTCTAGGGTGCCTAACCCCAGGGTACCACTGACCACCCCCAAACCTGCACAGGGCAAGGCTATGGGTAACTGGAGGAGGAGGTCACATTCTGGGGTTAGAAGGGGCCCAACGGACGGGATTTTtcatataaaagagaaaatgcctATTTAAAAAGTCCCAAAAATGTAAGAAACTCTATTTTAACCCCCAAAAAgacttattaaaaaaacaaagctaaaaataATCAAAGGTCCCTTGTCTACCCGAGGGAAGGGGGAGGAACCAGGCACTGCTGGTGAGAGTCACAGTGGCCACAATCTCCTGTATGGCAGCAGCTGCTAGGCTGAGCCCAGGCACTGTAAGAGCAAGCACATGATGGCCAGGACAGCCAGTCACACACCAGGAGCGCCAGGCCAAGCCTGGCCCCACAGTGGGCTACATAACATCCACAAAGAACTCGCTGGGATTGCCCATGGCCATGTGGAAGCTTTGGCGGCTGGCTGTCAGTTCTGGCGGCACAGAGCCCAGGTCTCTGACTGGAGGGGCCCCCGGAGGCTGCACTGCTGGAGGgactggaggtgggggtgggggcatcATGACCACCATCATGGGGTTGTAGGGGAGGGCCATGCCAGGGGGTGGTCCATAAGGATGGAGCCCCGAGTGGGCTCGGAGATTAGGGGCACCCCCAGCTGAGCCTCTGGATGGAGGAGGGCCCCCATCGCCAGTCCCACTTGGTTCCCCACCCCGCCGAAGGCTGCCCCCTCGGCTGGAGGGCTCGGACTCACTGCCACTGCCGGACTTGGACTCGGGGGCCCGCTCCTCGGGCCTCCCTGTGCGCCCTGCCCCCCCATCACTCCGGGTCGACCCACTGCTCCGGCTGCctgtggagggaggggaggggcaacTAAGTCCTCACCCAGGCTCCTCCCTGGCTGCCCTCTGATCCACCCTCAGACCCTGGCCGTACAGGTATGTGGGGATGACTTACCCTCACTGTGCTGGCTGCTGGCACTGCCCCCACCAAAGGTATAAGATGAAAGTTCATGGTACGGTGGGGGCTGCGGGCTGTAGGGGTGTGGGGCCGGGTATTGGTAGGAGAAAGTGGGCAGCAAGGGCCAGGGGGTGGCCCCAGGCAGAGGAGCCAGGGTGTCCTGGTCCGAAGCCCCACTGGAGCCATCGTTGTCATTGAGA encodes:
- the ACADVL gene encoding very long-chain specific acyl-CoA dehydrogenase, mitochondrial isoform X2 encodes the protein MLGGLAAAAGTRIMGKEIEAEAEALRQTWRPGQPPAMTAKTMSSRPTALLGQPRPGPARRPYAGGAAQLALDKSDSHLSDALNKEKPAKAESKSFAVAMFKGQLTTDQVFPYPSVLNQEQTEFLKELVEPVSRFFEEVNDPAKNDTLEMVEETTLQGLKELGAFGLQVPSELGGVGLCNTQYARLVEIVGMHDLAVGITLGAHQSIGFKGILLFGTKAQKEKYLPKLASGETLAAFCLTEPSSGSDAASIRTSAVPSPCGKYYTLNGSKLWISNGGLADIFTVFAKTPVTDPATGAVKEKITAFVVERGFGGVTHGPPEKKMGIKASNTAEVFFDGVRVPSENVLGEVGSGFKVAMHILNNGRFGMAAALAGTMRGIITKAVDYATNRIQFGEKIHNFGLIQEKLARMVMLQYVTESMAYMVSANMDQGSTDFQIEAAISKIFGSEAAWKVTDECIQIMGGMGFMKEPGVERVLRDLRIFRIFEGTNDILRLFVALQGCMDKGKELSGLGSALKNPFGNAGLLLGEAGKQLRRRAGLGSGLSLSGIVHPELSRSGELAVQALEQFATVVEAKLIKHKKGIVNEQFLLQRLADGAIDLYAMVVVLSRASRSLSEGHHTAQHEKMLCDTWCIEAAARIREGMAALQSDPRQHELYRNFKSISKALVERGGVVTSNPLGF
- the ACADVL gene encoding very long-chain specific acyl-CoA dehydrogenase, mitochondrial isoform X1; protein product: MQAARIAPSLGRQLLRLGGGSSRPTALLGQPRPGPARRPYAGGAAQLALDKSDSHLSDALNKEKPAKAESKSFAVAMFKGQLTTDQVFPYPSVLNQEQTEFLKELVEPVSRFFEEVNDPAKNDTLEMVEETTLQGLKELGAFGLQVPSELGGVGLCNTQYARLVEIVGMHDLAVGITLGAHQSIGFKGILLFGTKAQKEKYLPKLASGETLAAFCLTEPSSGSDAASIRTSAVPSPCGKYYTLNGSKLWISNGGLADIFTVFAKTPVTDPATGAVKEKITAFVVERGFGGVTHGPPEKKMGIKASNTAEVFFDGVRVPSENVLGEVGSGFKVAMHILNNGRFGMAAALAGTMRGIITKAVDYATNRIQFGEKIHNFGLIQEKLARMVMLQYVTESMAYMVSANMDQGSTDFQIEAAISKIFGSEAAWKVTDECIQIMGGMGFMKEPGVERVLRDLRIFRIFEGTNDILRLFVALQGCMDKGKELSGLGSALKNPFGNAGLLLGEAGKQLRRRAGLGSGLSLSGIVHPELSRSGELAVQALEQFATVVEAKLIKHKKGIVNEQFLLQRLADGAIDLYAMVVVLSRASRSLSEGHHTAQHEKMLCDTWCIEAAARIREGMAALQSDPRQHELYRNFKSISKALVERGGVVTSNPLGF
- the ACADVL gene encoding very long-chain specific acyl-CoA dehydrogenase, mitochondrial isoform X3, which produces MQAARIAPSLGRQLLRLGGGSSRPTALLGQPRPGPARRPYAGGAAQESKSFAVAMFKGQLTTDQVFPYPSVLNQEQTEFLKELVEPVSRFFEEVNDPAKNDTLEMVEETTLQGLKELGAFGLQVPSELGGVGLCNTQYARLVEIVGMHDLAVGITLGAHQSIGFKGILLFGTKAQKEKYLPKLASGETLAAFCLTEPSSGSDAASIRTSAVPSPCGKYYTLNGSKLWISNGGLADIFTVFAKTPVTDPATGAVKEKITAFVVERGFGGVTHGPPEKKMGIKASNTAEVFFDGVRVPSENVLGEVGSGFKVAMHILNNGRFGMAAALAGTMRGIITKAVDYATNRIQFGEKIHNFGLIQEKLARMVMLQYVTESMAYMVSANMDQGSTDFQIEAAISKIFGSEAAWKVTDECIQIMGGMGFMKEPGVERVLRDLRIFRIFEGTNDILRLFVALQGCMDKGKELSGLGSALKNPFGNAGLLLGEAGKQLRRRAGLGSGLSLSGIVHPELSRSGELAVQALEQFATVVEAKLIKHKKGIVNEQFLLQRLADGAIDLYAMVVVLSRASRSLSEGHHTAQHEKMLCDTWCIEAAARIREGMAALQSDPRQHELYRNFKSISKALVERGGVVTSNPLGF
- the ACADVL gene encoding very long-chain specific acyl-CoA dehydrogenase, mitochondrial isoform X4, producing MQAARIAPSLGRQLLRLGGGSSRPTALLGQPRPGPARRPYAGGAAQLALDKSDSHLSDALNKEKPAKAEVNDPAKNDTLEMVEETTLQGLKELGAFGLQVPSELGGVGLCNTQYARLVEIVGMHDLAVGITLGAHQSIGFKGILLFGTKAQKEKYLPKLASGETLAAFCLTEPSSGSDAASIRTSAVPSPCGKYYTLNGSKLWISNGGLADIFTVFAKTPVTDPATGAVKEKITAFVVERGFGGVTHGPPEKKMGIKASNTAEVFFDGVRVPSENVLGEVGSGFKVAMHILNNGRFGMAAALAGTMRGIITKAVDYATNRIQFGEKIHNFGLIQEKLARMVMLQYVTESMAYMVSANMDQGSTDFQIEAAISKIFGSEAAWKVTDECIQIMGGMGFMKEPGVERVLRDLRIFRIFEGTNDILRLFVALQGCMDKGKELSGLGSALKNPFGNAGLLLGEAGKQLRRRAGLGSGLSLSGIVHPELSRSGELAVQALEQFATVVEAKLIKHKKGIVNEQFLLQRLADGAIDLYAMVVVLSRASRSLSEGHHTAQHEKMLCDTWCIEAAARIREGMAALQSDPRQHELYRNFKSISKALVERGGVVTSNPLGF